A stretch of Rhododendron vialii isolate Sample 1 chromosome 4a, ASM3025357v1 DNA encodes these proteins:
- the LOC131323388 gene encoding uncharacterized protein LOC131323388 isoform X5: MDLKFKGKKWVGNIYQKFEAICHEVDDFVSQDTVKYVENQVHTVGDSVKRFYADVVQDIIPSSMGKPGKHEAQAVCSAQNNTIETPVRSMIALEENPVYTNINQSSVEEYPIYPLKNTHQHLIPPPSANQVKLAELDLSLGPEFNALNDKKFHTVLEEKDTKEELVDKKSDILVEANDTEKAVIDEKSLEVVEENGAKEEPSQPEEFELICTENKNVNEALLLSEYITEKSGIQSEVPTATLLCSTQKENVDCINFLDDVECVSNTSSLLTPSEMSSSVVSSESRIPESFPVLFCDNKDTDMGLTKVADMGLTFSGSALSLESKDISTAEDAASLAGSSANTHCYECAQLEVLMSSLEIGEADNCRVDITDPSLESIELSEMAKPDEGCVVLGRRLLYADSCRAQRHRSYKKILQDAFASKKRISKEYEQLGIQYGDIDIGSIQQQPLNLLPPSSTLDSKKSSSQETWEPEWELL, from the exons ATGGATCTGAAAttcaaggggaaaaaatgggTCGGGAACATTTACCAGAAATTTGAGGCTATATGCCATGAAGTTGATGATTTTGTGAGCCAG GATACCGTTAAATATGTCGAGAACCAGGTGCATACAGTTGGGGACAGTGTGAAAAGATTTTATGCTGATGTTGTGCAAGATATAATTCCTTCTTCTATGGGGAAACCTGGAAAACATGAAGCTCAAGCAGTGTGTTCGGCACAAAATAATACCATTGAGACCCCGGTCAGGTCAATGATAGCTCTTGAAGAAAATCCTGTATATACCAATATCAACCAATCTTCTGTGGAGGAGTATCCAATTTATCCCTTAAAGAATACACATCAACATTTGATCCCTCCACCTTCTGCCAATCAGGTTAAATTAGCAGAGCTCGACTTATCATTGGGACCAGAATTCAATGCTTTGAATGATAAGAAGTTCCATACTGTTCTTGAAGAAAAAGATACGAAGGAGGAGTTGGTAGATAAGAAGTCTGACATTCTTGTTGAAGCAAATGACACAGAAAAGGCAGTGATCGATGAAAAGTCTCTTGAGGTTGTTGAAGAAAATGGTGCAAAGGAGGAACCATCTCAGCCTGAGGAGTTTGAGTTAATCTGTACTGAAAACAAGAACGTGAATGAAGCATTATTATTAAGCGAGTACATTACTGAAAAGAGTGGGATTCAGTCTGAAGTTCCAACAGCAACTTTGCTATGTAGTACCCAAAAGGAAAACGTTGATTGTATTAACTTTTTAGATGATGTTGAGTGCGTTTCTAATACTTCTAGCTTGTTGACACCTTCTGAGATGAGCTCATCAGTTGTTTCAAGTGAGAGTAGGATACCAGAG TCCTTCCCAGTTCTATTTTGTGACAACAAGGATACGGATATGGGGCTTACCAAGGTTGCGGATATGGGGCTTACTTTCTCCGGCAGTGCCCTGTCATTGGAATCAAAAG ACATATCCACAGCTGAAGATGCTGCTTCTCTTGCTGGATCATCTGCAAATACGCATTGCTATGAGTGTGCTCAATTAGAGGTTCTAATGTCTTCCCTGGAAATTG GAGAGGCAGATAACTGCAGAGTAGATATCACAGATCCCAGTTTGGAAAGCATCGAGTTGTCTGAGATGGCAAAGCCTGATGAGGGTTGTGTAGTTCTGGGCCGTAGATTACTCTATGCTGACTCTTGTAGAGCACAAAGACACAGATCATACAAG AAAATCCTACAAGATGCTTTTGCTTCAAAAAAGAGGATAAGTAAAGAGTACGAGCAGCTGGGAATTCAGTACGGAGACATTGATATCGGGTCAATCCAGCAACAACCTCTGAATCTTTTGCCCCCCTCTTCCACTTTGGACTCGAAGAAATCATCATCTCAGGAAACATGGGAACCTGAATGGGAGCTTCTGTAA
- the LOC131323388 gene encoding uncharacterized protein LOC131323388 isoform X2 → MDLKFKGKKWVGNIYQKFEAICHEVDDFVSQDTVKYVENQVHTVGDSVKRFYADVVQDIIPSSMGKPGKHEAQAVCSAQNNTIETPVRSMIALEENPVYTNINQSSVEEYPIYPLKNTHQHLIPPPSANQVKLAELDLSLGPEFNALNDKKFHTVLEEKDTKEELVDKKSDILVEANDTEKAVIDEKSLEVVEENGAKEEPSQPEEFELICTENKNVNEALLLSEYITEKSGIQSEVPTATLLCSTQKENVDCINFLDDVECVSNTSSLLTPSEMSSSVVSSESRIPEVGLISTSSSLSIATHGMLDFSDENVIRAVSDLSDALSSSQSFPVLFCDNKDTDMGLTKVADMGLTFSGSALSLESKAEDAASLAGSSANTHCYECAQLEVLMSSLEIGEADNCRVDITDPSLESIELSEMAKPDEGCVVLGRRLLYADSCRAQRHRSYKKILQDAFASKKRISKEYEQLGIQYGDIDIGSIQQQPLNLLPPSSTLDSKKSSSQETWEPEWELL, encoded by the exons ATGGATCTGAAAttcaaggggaaaaaatgggTCGGGAACATTTACCAGAAATTTGAGGCTATATGCCATGAAGTTGATGATTTTGTGAGCCAG GATACCGTTAAATATGTCGAGAACCAGGTGCATACAGTTGGGGACAGTGTGAAAAGATTTTATGCTGATGTTGTGCAAGATATAATTCCTTCTTCTATGGGGAAACCTGGAAAACATGAAGCTCAAGCAGTGTGTTCGGCACAAAATAATACCATTGAGACCCCGGTCAGGTCAATGATAGCTCTTGAAGAAAATCCTGTATATACCAATATCAACCAATCTTCTGTGGAGGAGTATCCAATTTATCCCTTAAAGAATACACATCAACATTTGATCCCTCCACCTTCTGCCAATCAGGTTAAATTAGCAGAGCTCGACTTATCATTGGGACCAGAATTCAATGCTTTGAATGATAAGAAGTTCCATACTGTTCTTGAAGAAAAAGATACGAAGGAGGAGTTGGTAGATAAGAAGTCTGACATTCTTGTTGAAGCAAATGACACAGAAAAGGCAGTGATCGATGAAAAGTCTCTTGAGGTTGTTGAAGAAAATGGTGCAAAGGAGGAACCATCTCAGCCTGAGGAGTTTGAGTTAATCTGTACTGAAAACAAGAACGTGAATGAAGCATTATTATTAAGCGAGTACATTACTGAAAAGAGTGGGATTCAGTCTGAAGTTCCAACAGCAACTTTGCTATGTAGTACCCAAAAGGAAAACGTTGATTGTATTAACTTTTTAGATGATGTTGAGTGCGTTTCTAATACTTCTAGCTTGTTGACACCTTCTGAGATGAGCTCATCAGTTGTTTCAAGTGAGAGTAGGATACCAGAGGTGGGACTTATTTCTACCAGTAGTTCCCTATCTATAGCCACTCATGGTATGTTAGACTTTTCGGATGAAAATGTCATTAGAGCTGTTTCTGATCTCTCGGATGCTCTATCATCTTCTCAGTCCTTCCCAGTTCTATTTTGTGACAACAAGGATACGGATATGGGGCTTACCAAGGTTGCGGATATGGGGCTTACTTTCTCCGGCAGTGCCCTGTCATTGGAATCAAAAG CTGAAGATGCTGCTTCTCTTGCTGGATCATCTGCAAATACGCATTGCTATGAGTGTGCTCAATTAGAGGTTCTAATGTCTTCCCTGGAAATTG GAGAGGCAGATAACTGCAGAGTAGATATCACAGATCCCAGTTTGGAAAGCATCGAGTTGTCTGAGATGGCAAAGCCTGATGAGGGTTGTGTAGTTCTGGGCCGTAGATTACTCTATGCTGACTCTTGTAGAGCACAAAGACACAGATCATACAAG AAAATCCTACAAGATGCTTTTGCTTCAAAAAAGAGGATAAGTAAAGAGTACGAGCAGCTGGGAATTCAGTACGGAGACATTGATATCGGGTCAATCCAGCAACAACCTCTGAATCTTTTGCCCCCCTCTTCCACTTTGGACTCGAAGAAATCATCATCTCAGGAAACATGGGAACCTGAATGGGAGCTTCTGTAA
- the LOC131323388 gene encoding uncharacterized protein LOC131323388 isoform X4 has protein sequence MDLKFKGKKWVGNIYQKFEAICHEVDDFVSQDTVKYVENQVHTVGDSVKRFYADVVQDIIPSSMGKPGKHEAQAVCSAQNNTIETPVRSMIALEENPVYTNINQSSVEEYPIYPLKNTHQHLIPPPSANQVKLAELDLSLGPEFNALNDKKFHTVLEEKDTKEELVDKKSDILVEANDTEKAVIDEKSLEVVEENGAKEEPSQPEEFELICTENKNVNEALLLSEYITEKSGIQSEVPTATLLCSTQKENVDCINFLDDVECVSNTSSLLTPSEMSSSVVSSESRIPEVGLISTSSSLSIATHVLFCDNKDTDMGLTKVADMGLTFSGSALSLESKAEDAASLAGSSANTHCYECAQLEVLMSSLEIGEADNCRVDITDPSLESIELSEMAKPDEGCVVLGRRLLYADSCRAQRHRSYKKILQDAFASKKRISKEYEQLGIQYGDIDIGSIQQQPLNLLPPSSTLDSKKSSSQETWEPEWELL, from the exons ATGGATCTGAAAttcaaggggaaaaaatgggTCGGGAACATTTACCAGAAATTTGAGGCTATATGCCATGAAGTTGATGATTTTGTGAGCCAG GATACCGTTAAATATGTCGAGAACCAGGTGCATACAGTTGGGGACAGTGTGAAAAGATTTTATGCTGATGTTGTGCAAGATATAATTCCTTCTTCTATGGGGAAACCTGGAAAACATGAAGCTCAAGCAGTGTGTTCGGCACAAAATAATACCATTGAGACCCCGGTCAGGTCAATGATAGCTCTTGAAGAAAATCCTGTATATACCAATATCAACCAATCTTCTGTGGAGGAGTATCCAATTTATCCCTTAAAGAATACACATCAACATTTGATCCCTCCACCTTCTGCCAATCAGGTTAAATTAGCAGAGCTCGACTTATCATTGGGACCAGAATTCAATGCTTTGAATGATAAGAAGTTCCATACTGTTCTTGAAGAAAAAGATACGAAGGAGGAGTTGGTAGATAAGAAGTCTGACATTCTTGTTGAAGCAAATGACACAGAAAAGGCAGTGATCGATGAAAAGTCTCTTGAGGTTGTTGAAGAAAATGGTGCAAAGGAGGAACCATCTCAGCCTGAGGAGTTTGAGTTAATCTGTACTGAAAACAAGAACGTGAATGAAGCATTATTATTAAGCGAGTACATTACTGAAAAGAGTGGGATTCAGTCTGAAGTTCCAACAGCAACTTTGCTATGTAGTACCCAAAAGGAAAACGTTGATTGTATTAACTTTTTAGATGATGTTGAGTGCGTTTCTAATACTTCTAGCTTGTTGACACCTTCTGAGATGAGCTCATCAGTTGTTTCAAGTGAGAGTAGGATACCAGAGGTGGGACTTATTTCTACCAGTAGTTCCCTATCTATAGCCACTCATG TTCTATTTTGTGACAACAAGGATACGGATATGGGGCTTACCAAGGTTGCGGATATGGGGCTTACTTTCTCCGGCAGTGCCCTGTCATTGGAATCAAAAG CTGAAGATGCTGCTTCTCTTGCTGGATCATCTGCAAATACGCATTGCTATGAGTGTGCTCAATTAGAGGTTCTAATGTCTTCCCTGGAAATTG GAGAGGCAGATAACTGCAGAGTAGATATCACAGATCCCAGTTTGGAAAGCATCGAGTTGTCTGAGATGGCAAAGCCTGATGAGGGTTGTGTAGTTCTGGGCCGTAGATTACTCTATGCTGACTCTTGTAGAGCACAAAGACACAGATCATACAAG AAAATCCTACAAGATGCTTTTGCTTCAAAAAAGAGGATAAGTAAAGAGTACGAGCAGCTGGGAATTCAGTACGGAGACATTGATATCGGGTCAATCCAGCAACAACCTCTGAATCTTTTGCCCCCCTCTTCCACTTTGGACTCGAAGAAATCATCATCTCAGGAAACATGGGAACCTGAATGGGAGCTTCTGTAA
- the LOC131323388 gene encoding uncharacterized protein LOC131323388 isoform X1: protein MDLKFKGKKWVGNIYQKFEAICHEVDDFVSQDTVKYVENQVHTVGDSVKRFYADVVQDIIPSSMGKPGKHEAQAVCSAQNNTIETPVRSMIALEENPVYTNINQSSVEEYPIYPLKNTHQHLIPPPSANQVKLAELDLSLGPEFNALNDKKFHTVLEEKDTKEELVDKKSDILVEANDTEKAVIDEKSLEVVEENGAKEEPSQPEEFELICTENKNVNEALLLSEYITEKSGIQSEVPTATLLCSTQKENVDCINFLDDVECVSNTSSLLTPSEMSSSVVSSESRIPEVGLISTSSSLSIATHGMLDFSDENVIRAVSDLSDALSSSQSFPVLFCDNKDTDMGLTKVADMGLTFSGSALSLESKDISTAEDAASLAGSSANTHCYECAQLEVLMSSLEIGEADNCRVDITDPSLESIELSEMAKPDEGCVVLGRRLLYADSCRAQRHRSYKKILQDAFASKKRISKEYEQLGIQYGDIDIGSIQQQPLNLLPPSSTLDSKKSSSQETWEPEWELL, encoded by the exons ATGGATCTGAAAttcaaggggaaaaaatgggTCGGGAACATTTACCAGAAATTTGAGGCTATATGCCATGAAGTTGATGATTTTGTGAGCCAG GATACCGTTAAATATGTCGAGAACCAGGTGCATACAGTTGGGGACAGTGTGAAAAGATTTTATGCTGATGTTGTGCAAGATATAATTCCTTCTTCTATGGGGAAACCTGGAAAACATGAAGCTCAAGCAGTGTGTTCGGCACAAAATAATACCATTGAGACCCCGGTCAGGTCAATGATAGCTCTTGAAGAAAATCCTGTATATACCAATATCAACCAATCTTCTGTGGAGGAGTATCCAATTTATCCCTTAAAGAATACACATCAACATTTGATCCCTCCACCTTCTGCCAATCAGGTTAAATTAGCAGAGCTCGACTTATCATTGGGACCAGAATTCAATGCTTTGAATGATAAGAAGTTCCATACTGTTCTTGAAGAAAAAGATACGAAGGAGGAGTTGGTAGATAAGAAGTCTGACATTCTTGTTGAAGCAAATGACACAGAAAAGGCAGTGATCGATGAAAAGTCTCTTGAGGTTGTTGAAGAAAATGGTGCAAAGGAGGAACCATCTCAGCCTGAGGAGTTTGAGTTAATCTGTACTGAAAACAAGAACGTGAATGAAGCATTATTATTAAGCGAGTACATTACTGAAAAGAGTGGGATTCAGTCTGAAGTTCCAACAGCAACTTTGCTATGTAGTACCCAAAAGGAAAACGTTGATTGTATTAACTTTTTAGATGATGTTGAGTGCGTTTCTAATACTTCTAGCTTGTTGACACCTTCTGAGATGAGCTCATCAGTTGTTTCAAGTGAGAGTAGGATACCAGAGGTGGGACTTATTTCTACCAGTAGTTCCCTATCTATAGCCACTCATGGTATGTTAGACTTTTCGGATGAAAATGTCATTAGAGCTGTTTCTGATCTCTCGGATGCTCTATCATCTTCTCAGTCCTTCCCAGTTCTATTTTGTGACAACAAGGATACGGATATGGGGCTTACCAAGGTTGCGGATATGGGGCTTACTTTCTCCGGCAGTGCCCTGTCATTGGAATCAAAAG ACATATCCACAGCTGAAGATGCTGCTTCTCTTGCTGGATCATCTGCAAATACGCATTGCTATGAGTGTGCTCAATTAGAGGTTCTAATGTCTTCCCTGGAAATTG GAGAGGCAGATAACTGCAGAGTAGATATCACAGATCCCAGTTTGGAAAGCATCGAGTTGTCTGAGATGGCAAAGCCTGATGAGGGTTGTGTAGTTCTGGGCCGTAGATTACTCTATGCTGACTCTTGTAGAGCACAAAGACACAGATCATACAAG AAAATCCTACAAGATGCTTTTGCTTCAAAAAAGAGGATAAGTAAAGAGTACGAGCAGCTGGGAATTCAGTACGGAGACATTGATATCGGGTCAATCCAGCAACAACCTCTGAATCTTTTGCCCCCCTCTTCCACTTTGGACTCGAAGAAATCATCATCTCAGGAAACATGGGAACCTGAATGGGAGCTTCTGTAA
- the LOC131323388 gene encoding uncharacterized protein LOC131323388 isoform X6: MDLKFKGKKWVGNIYQKFEAICHEVDDFVSQDTVKYVENQVHTVGDSVKRFYADVVQDIIPSSMGKPGKHEAQAVCSAQNNTIETPVRSMIALEENPVYTNINQSSVEEYPIYPLKNTHQHLIPPPSANQVKLAELDLSLGPEFNALNDKKFHTVLEEKDTKEELVDKKSDILVEANDTEKAVIDEKSLEVVEENGAKEEPSQPEEFELICTENKNVNEALLLSEYITEKSGIQSEVPTATLLCSTQKENVDCINFLDDVECVSNTSSLLTPSEMSSSVVSSESRIPESFPVLFCDNKDTDMGLTKVADMGLTFSGSALSLESKAEDAASLAGSSANTHCYECAQLEVLMSSLEIGEADNCRVDITDPSLESIELSEMAKPDEGCVVLGRRLLYADSCRAQRHRSYKKILQDAFASKKRISKEYEQLGIQYGDIDIGSIQQQPLNLLPPSSTLDSKKSSSQETWEPEWELL, from the exons ATGGATCTGAAAttcaaggggaaaaaatgggTCGGGAACATTTACCAGAAATTTGAGGCTATATGCCATGAAGTTGATGATTTTGTGAGCCAG GATACCGTTAAATATGTCGAGAACCAGGTGCATACAGTTGGGGACAGTGTGAAAAGATTTTATGCTGATGTTGTGCAAGATATAATTCCTTCTTCTATGGGGAAACCTGGAAAACATGAAGCTCAAGCAGTGTGTTCGGCACAAAATAATACCATTGAGACCCCGGTCAGGTCAATGATAGCTCTTGAAGAAAATCCTGTATATACCAATATCAACCAATCTTCTGTGGAGGAGTATCCAATTTATCCCTTAAAGAATACACATCAACATTTGATCCCTCCACCTTCTGCCAATCAGGTTAAATTAGCAGAGCTCGACTTATCATTGGGACCAGAATTCAATGCTTTGAATGATAAGAAGTTCCATACTGTTCTTGAAGAAAAAGATACGAAGGAGGAGTTGGTAGATAAGAAGTCTGACATTCTTGTTGAAGCAAATGACACAGAAAAGGCAGTGATCGATGAAAAGTCTCTTGAGGTTGTTGAAGAAAATGGTGCAAAGGAGGAACCATCTCAGCCTGAGGAGTTTGAGTTAATCTGTACTGAAAACAAGAACGTGAATGAAGCATTATTATTAAGCGAGTACATTACTGAAAAGAGTGGGATTCAGTCTGAAGTTCCAACAGCAACTTTGCTATGTAGTACCCAAAAGGAAAACGTTGATTGTATTAACTTTTTAGATGATGTTGAGTGCGTTTCTAATACTTCTAGCTTGTTGACACCTTCTGAGATGAGCTCATCAGTTGTTTCAAGTGAGAGTAGGATACCAGAG TCCTTCCCAGTTCTATTTTGTGACAACAAGGATACGGATATGGGGCTTACCAAGGTTGCGGATATGGGGCTTACTTTCTCCGGCAGTGCCCTGTCATTGGAATCAAAAG CTGAAGATGCTGCTTCTCTTGCTGGATCATCTGCAAATACGCATTGCTATGAGTGTGCTCAATTAGAGGTTCTAATGTCTTCCCTGGAAATTG GAGAGGCAGATAACTGCAGAGTAGATATCACAGATCCCAGTTTGGAAAGCATCGAGTTGTCTGAGATGGCAAAGCCTGATGAGGGTTGTGTAGTTCTGGGCCGTAGATTACTCTATGCTGACTCTTGTAGAGCACAAAGACACAGATCATACAAG AAAATCCTACAAGATGCTTTTGCTTCAAAAAAGAGGATAAGTAAAGAGTACGAGCAGCTGGGAATTCAGTACGGAGACATTGATATCGGGTCAATCCAGCAACAACCTCTGAATCTTTTGCCCCCCTCTTCCACTTTGGACTCGAAGAAATCATCATCTCAGGAAACATGGGAACCTGAATGGGAGCTTCTGTAA
- the LOC131323388 gene encoding uncharacterized protein LOC131323388 isoform X3 — MDLKFKGKKWVGNIYQKFEAICHEVDDFVSQDTVKYVENQVHTVGDSVKRFYADVVQDIIPSSMGKPGKHEAQAVCSAQNNTIETPVRSMIALEENPVYTNINQSSVEEYPIYPLKNTHQHLIPPPSANQVKLAELDLSLGPEFNALNDKKFHTVLEEKDTKEELVDKKSDILVEANDTEKAVIDEKSLEVVEENGAKEEPSQPEEFELICTENKNVNEALLLSEYITEKSGIQSEVPTATLLCSTQKENVDCINFLDDVECVSNTSSLLTPSEMSSSVVSSESRIPEVGLISTSSSLSIATHVLFCDNKDTDMGLTKVADMGLTFSGSALSLESKDISTAEDAASLAGSSANTHCYECAQLEVLMSSLEIGEADNCRVDITDPSLESIELSEMAKPDEGCVVLGRRLLYADSCRAQRHRSYKKILQDAFASKKRISKEYEQLGIQYGDIDIGSIQQQPLNLLPPSSTLDSKKSSSQETWEPEWELL, encoded by the exons ATGGATCTGAAAttcaaggggaaaaaatgggTCGGGAACATTTACCAGAAATTTGAGGCTATATGCCATGAAGTTGATGATTTTGTGAGCCAG GATACCGTTAAATATGTCGAGAACCAGGTGCATACAGTTGGGGACAGTGTGAAAAGATTTTATGCTGATGTTGTGCAAGATATAATTCCTTCTTCTATGGGGAAACCTGGAAAACATGAAGCTCAAGCAGTGTGTTCGGCACAAAATAATACCATTGAGACCCCGGTCAGGTCAATGATAGCTCTTGAAGAAAATCCTGTATATACCAATATCAACCAATCTTCTGTGGAGGAGTATCCAATTTATCCCTTAAAGAATACACATCAACATTTGATCCCTCCACCTTCTGCCAATCAGGTTAAATTAGCAGAGCTCGACTTATCATTGGGACCAGAATTCAATGCTTTGAATGATAAGAAGTTCCATACTGTTCTTGAAGAAAAAGATACGAAGGAGGAGTTGGTAGATAAGAAGTCTGACATTCTTGTTGAAGCAAATGACACAGAAAAGGCAGTGATCGATGAAAAGTCTCTTGAGGTTGTTGAAGAAAATGGTGCAAAGGAGGAACCATCTCAGCCTGAGGAGTTTGAGTTAATCTGTACTGAAAACAAGAACGTGAATGAAGCATTATTATTAAGCGAGTACATTACTGAAAAGAGTGGGATTCAGTCTGAAGTTCCAACAGCAACTTTGCTATGTAGTACCCAAAAGGAAAACGTTGATTGTATTAACTTTTTAGATGATGTTGAGTGCGTTTCTAATACTTCTAGCTTGTTGACACCTTCTGAGATGAGCTCATCAGTTGTTTCAAGTGAGAGTAGGATACCAGAGGTGGGACTTATTTCTACCAGTAGTTCCCTATCTATAGCCACTCATG TTCTATTTTGTGACAACAAGGATACGGATATGGGGCTTACCAAGGTTGCGGATATGGGGCTTACTTTCTCCGGCAGTGCCCTGTCATTGGAATCAAAAG ACATATCCACAGCTGAAGATGCTGCTTCTCTTGCTGGATCATCTGCAAATACGCATTGCTATGAGTGTGCTCAATTAGAGGTTCTAATGTCTTCCCTGGAAATTG GAGAGGCAGATAACTGCAGAGTAGATATCACAGATCCCAGTTTGGAAAGCATCGAGTTGTCTGAGATGGCAAAGCCTGATGAGGGTTGTGTAGTTCTGGGCCGTAGATTACTCTATGCTGACTCTTGTAGAGCACAAAGACACAGATCATACAAG AAAATCCTACAAGATGCTTTTGCTTCAAAAAAGAGGATAAGTAAAGAGTACGAGCAGCTGGGAATTCAGTACGGAGACATTGATATCGGGTCAATCCAGCAACAACCTCTGAATCTTTTGCCCCCCTCTTCCACTTTGGACTCGAAGAAATCATCATCTCAGGAAACATGGGAACCTGAATGGGAGCTTCTGTAA